The genomic stretch CTAATGCTGTTATTGCCAAGCCCAAGCTCCACTCCGCCTAAGACATTCGTTACGGACTGGATTGCCCGGCGCCACACATTTCTGTTTCGATAGCTTAGATTGAGCGCTATGCCAAACATATTGGACGACGAAATAAAATCGCCTGTGTTCCAACTGCCTTCAAGTTCCGTTGTAATATTTTGTTTGATAGCCGGCACTAAAAAATAATTGACATCGATGCTGTCTCCATTTGTAAAGTTTCTGTAATCTACTTGTTGCCACGCTCCTATCGAAGTAAGGTTATTAATCGTTTTAAAGAAAGTGCTGTCTTTATACAAATCTCCTTTTTTGAAGTACAAGTGCTCCAGCATTGGTCTTGGCACAAATTTGTTTTCACGATTATAAATGGTAATATCTCCATGCCTTATTGAATGAATATTTGTAAAATTATCGGGATGTTGCAAAATTGTATCCGGAATTTCGTTAGGTCTTGTTTCCGGATAAAAATTCACTTTTCGGATTTTATACCGGACAAAATCCGAAAGCTTGGAACTAACGAGTAAAGTATCTTCTCCCGTGCGTTTCATTACCGTTAAAGATACAGTTGGATTTTCTTTTTGCTTTGCCGCGACTTGCGCCATTTTTACAGCTTGTTCAAATGGGTCTAAGGTTGGTCTCAGCAGATTTGCATCAATAGTATCTGCCTGTGCAATCAGGTTGTTTCTCGTGAGTTGGTAATAGCCCATATTTCTGTAAAGCGCTACCAGCCTGTCCAATTCAGCTGCAACAGCATCCTGTGCAAACTTTGTTTTCCCCGGAATTATTTTAGCCCGATGTTTTGTCGCTAATGCGACTTTCTGCAAAGTAGTATCTGACAAATTGTAGCCGAGCGAATCGATAATCGTAGGTTTGTTTGGCTCTACTTGTACAATGACGGTGGCACGTTTTTGAGCGGGCTTGCTTGTACTGTCAATGGATACGCTATCTGTAAATGTTGAACGGTAATATCCTACTGAATTGAGATAGCTATTCATGTATTTCTCGGTTTTCAGGATATTGGCTGTATCCAAAACCGGCGGACTAATAATTACATTTTTTACTAAATATTTAGTTACAAGCGGTACACGCAAACTATCCACCCAATAATTTCCCAGGTTGGTCGAAAGTAATTTGGCATCGTCCTTCGATATATTATCCTTATTTAATTCTATTTTTGACTCATAGACAAACGGCTTATCTGCCGGCGCATTTTTGATGGTAGTACATGCACTGAAACAGCAAAACAAAATCATCATTCCGATGGCAGTCGCACAGGTGTTTGACTTATAGAAAATATTCCGCATTTATGATTAGTAAAAATGAAATCAAATATATCCAAAGTTTGTACCATAAAAAAACAAGAGACAAAGAAAATGTTTTTATTGTCGAAGGACAGAAAATGGTAACTGAACTTTTTCAAAGTAATTTCGGTATTAAAAAAGTTTATGCCACCGAAAAATATGTTGTGCCGGAATGGTATTCATCGGCTGTAACAATGATCAGCGATATTGAACTTGGTAAAATGAGCCGGCTCGAAACCCCGAACCAGGTATTGGCTGTGGTCGAAAAAAAACAACAGCAACAGCGCATTGATACAGAACAAATCATACTTGCACTTGACGGTATTCAAGACCCCGGAAATTTAGGAACAATTATCAGAATCGCCGATTGGTTTGGCATACAGCAGATAGTTGCTTCACAAGATTCGGCAGATTGTTACAATCCCAAAACCGTGCAAGCCACAATGGGCAGCATTTTTCGCGTGGACGTTCAATATCTCGACTTGAACAACTTTCTTTCCCAATCAAAAACTAAAATTTTAGGTGCATTACTAAACGGTAATAATGTGCTGCAACACTCAAGCATTTCCAAAGGCATTTTGGTTATAGGCAATGAATCAAAAGGCATTCGCGAAAATATCAAACCATATATCAATGAAGCGGTCTCTATTCCAGCATTCGGCAAGGCGGAATCGCTGAACGCAGCCGTTGCAACAGGCATTATTTTGTCGCATTTGATTAAAAAATAATCATGTTTTTATAACAACAATTTGCTTGCTAATCCCAACGGAAGTAAAAATCCAAACACATCCGTAAATGTTGTGATGATAATAGACGATGCAATTGCAGGGTCAATTCCCAATCTTTTCAGCAACAATGGAATACCGGAACCGGCGATGCCGGCGACAATCATGTTGCCCACCATTGCTAAGAACAAAACCAACCCAAGCATTGGATTGTTGTCTAACAGCAATGCGACAATACATACAATAATGCCATTAACGGCTCCATTAATAAAGCCGACAAGAATTTCTTTCTTGATTGTATTCCACGCTTGCTTGTCTGACAATTGATTTAAAGAAATACGACGAACGGTAACGGCAAGTGCCTGAGTTGCAGTATTTCCGCCCATTCCCGCAATGATGGTCATATAGGCTGAAAGCACTGCTAACTGCTCAATTGTTTTTTCAAAATGCCTTGGAACAGACGCTGCAAGAAACGCCGTAGCCAAGTTAATAATGAGCCATGGCAAGCGGCTTTTGACGGCTGGCTTCCACGAACCACTTAGTTCTTCATCTTCCGATACGCCGGAAATTCTCAGGATATCTTCCGTATTTTCTTCTTCCAAAACGTCGATAACATCATCCACCGTGATTTGTCCGAGCAAATGATTAATGCCATCAACTACCGGTAATGAAGTGAGATTATATTGCGAAATAATTTTCGCTACCTCTTCCTGGTCGGCATCGGCGCGCACGTATTTAAAATCGGTCTTAATCAAATCGGCAATCTTGACATCGGCGCGCGACTTGATAATATCTTTAATGGAAACAATGCCAACTAACTTTTTCTGTTCATCCACTACATAAATAGTGTAGAACTCCTCCATATCCTCCGACTGACGAATAATTTCGTTAATGGCATCCGTTTTATACTGATGAATATTTACACTTATAAAGCTGCTGTTCATTAAGCCGCCGGCAGAATCTTCGGGATAAGTCAGCAAGTTACGGATAGCGGCAGCATCAACCAGGTCAAGGTCTTCCAGAATTTCTTCCTGTTCTTCAATATCCAACTGCGCAATGATGTCGGTAGCATCATCGTAATCAAATTCTTCAATAATTTCTTTTCGCTTTTCCGGTTCTAATTGCAACAACAATTCCGCAGGATGTTGTTCTTCGTCCATCTCCGAAATAGCTTCCGATGCTACTTCGGAAGGAAGTAAATTTACAATACGCTCCTGCTCTTCTTTGGTAAGATGTTCAAAAAATATCGCAATTTCCGAAGGATGATATTCTACCAGAACCTGTGCCAGTTGCGCATCATCGCCTTCCAAAGCCTGCTTTATTTTTGCTACATCGTGCTTGTCGAATTCAGTTTGTAACATATCGGAATTTTTAAAAAGTTGAAGAAAAAAACGCGCTGCAAAGGTGGCATAAATTTTTAAGCAGATGCTTTGACTGAAAAATTATTTT from Arachidicoccus sp. BS20 encodes the following:
- the tamL gene encoding translocation and assembly module lipoprotein TamL, whose product is MRNIFYKSNTCATAIGMMILFCCFSACTTIKNAPADKPFVYESKIELNKDNISKDDAKLLSTNLGNYWVDSLRVPLVTKYLVKNVIISPPVLDTANILKTEKYMNSYLNSVGYYRSTFTDSVSIDSTSKPAQKRATVIVQVEPNKPTIIDSLGYNLSDTTLQKVALATKHRAKIIPGKTKFAQDAVAAELDRLVALYRNMGYYQLTRNNLIAQADTIDANLLRPTLDPFEQAVKMAQVAAKQKENPTVSLTVMKRTGEDTLLVSSKLSDFVRYKIRKVNFYPETRPNEIPDTILQHPDNFTNIHSIRHGDITIYNRENKFVPRPMLEHLYFKKGDLYKDSTFFKTINNLTSIGAWQQVDYRNFTNGDSIDVNYFLVPAIKQNITTELEGSWNTGDFISSSNMFGIALNLSYRNRNVWRRAIQSVTNVLGGVELGLGNNSISNNLIQTLQLGASQSYSFPRFITPFFRIRDKNLDAVSTVLNVSANYTDRRDYYKLRSLVGNWGYQWRNGRSNWQYRPLNIEVYSLDTLSGLDTAIKYNPYLTKAFNAGTVISQQLNFNVSFDNTRFQGNSYLRFAVEEAGGLFGLIKPLSDQIYRYIRVEGEYIKHLDFPKTEFAFRAFAGAGYNYGNFTKFGNTLPFFKQFVAGGPNSMRAWGLRQLGIGSYVPNDSASTFTDRYADMQLEVNLEYRYPLISTESVKINGALFSDIGNIWDIRKDPNLPGAQFDISRLGKDIAIALGTGIRLDFNYFVIRLDFGLKLKDPARLENNGWLSIKNFRWRDYAYSNHQANPITGTKYRNNYGIQLGIGLPF
- the mgtE gene encoding magnesium transporter, with translation MLQTEFDKHDVAKIKQALEGDDAQLAQVLVEYHPSEIAIFFEHLTKEEQERIVNLLPSEVASEAISEMDEEQHPAELLLQLEPEKRKEIIEEFDYDDATDIIAQLDIEEQEEILEDLDLVDAAAIRNLLTYPEDSAGGLMNSSFISVNIHQYKTDAINEIIRQSEDMEEFYTIYVVDEQKKLVGIVSIKDIIKSRADVKIADLIKTDFKYVRADADQEEVAKIISQYNLTSLPVVDGINHLLGQITVDDVIDVLEEENTEDILRISGVSEDEELSGSWKPAVKSRLPWLIINLATAFLAASVPRHFEKTIEQLAVLSAYMTIIAGMGGNTATQALAVTVRRISLNQLSDKQAWNTIKKEILVGFINGAVNGIIVCIVALLLDNNPMLGLVLFLAMVGNMIVAGIAGSGIPLLLKRLGIDPAIASSIIITTFTDVFGFLLPLGLASKLLL
- a CDS encoding TrmH family RNA methyltransferase, producing MISKNEIKYIQSLYHKKTRDKENVFIVEGQKMVTELFQSNFGIKKVYATEKYVVPEWYSSAVTMISDIELGKMSRLETPNQVLAVVEKKQQQQRIDTEQIILALDGIQDPGNLGTIIRIADWFGIQQIVASQDSADCYNPKTVQATMGSIFRVDVQYLDLNNFLSQSKTKILGALLNGNNVLQHSSISKGILVIGNESKGIRENIKPYINEAVSIPAFGKAESLNAAVATGIILSHLIKK